A segment of the Synechococcus sp. CBW1002 genome:
GAGTGCCCGACAAAGGCGCGGGGCACTTTGATCTCCTCGATGCTGTTGCGGTCGTCCAGCCGCAGGCGTTCCAGCAGGTTCGGACGCACCAGCTCCAGCCCCAGGCGTTCTCCCTGCATCTTCGAGGGAAACACCACCCGGTCGGCGCCGACCCGGCGCAGCATCTTCTCGTGCAGATCGCTGGTGGCCCGGGCAATCACGTGTTTGACGCGGCTGTCGCTGCTGTCCTTGGCGATCAGGGTGGCGGTGATGCTGGCCTCGAGGGGCTCGCTGATCGCCACCACCACCGTGCCGAGATCCAGCACTCCCGAGGCCCGCAGGGCCTCTTCATCGGTGCAGTCCACCACCCGACCCTCAATGCCCGGATCGGCCTGACGCAACTCGTCAATGGCCCGCTGACTGCTGTCAATCGCCAGCACGTCGGCACCAGCGCTGGCGAGCGACTTACAGACGGCACCGCCGAAGCGTCCCACCCCGATCACGGCGAAGCTGTCTTCGAAGCGATCCTCGCTTCCCTGCCATTGCCACCACTGGTTCATTCCCGCTGCATCCTCTGGTCGGTGTGGTTGGTGTGGTCGGTGGGGGTGGTGCGTGCGGAAGCTCCGTCAGGTTTCGCTGTCCGCATGGGCTGTCTGGATTGGCCGTCTGGATTGGCTGTCTGCCTGGGACTTCTGACTTGGCTGCGTGGTCTGGGCTTCTGTTTAGGCAGCCTGTTTCGCCTGTCTGCCTGCACTGGTCGCAGGAGAAGTTTGGATGGGGCCTGGCTGGTCGGTGCTGGTTCGACGGTTCAGATGTAGAGCTCTTCCTTGGGATACTTGACCCGAGTCTGAGGGCGACTGCCATAGAACGCAGAGAGCAGAAGCAGGATTCCCAGTCGGCCGACGTACATGCCCACCATCAAGACCGCCTGGCCCCAGCGATCCAGGTGGACTGTGACATCCACATCCAGCCCCACGGTGCTGAAGGCGGAGACGCAGGTGAACAGTTTTTCAAGGAAGGTGAAGGCCTCGGTCTCGGCGCTGCCGCCACCGCCGATGTTGTCGAGGGCCAGCAGCAGGGCCATCCCGAGAACGAACAGCAGCGAGGCCAGGGTGACCCCGACGGCCCGCAGTACGACCTTGGCTGGAATCTCGCGATTGCGCACCACCACGCCGTCTTCAGCTCGCAGGGTGGAGCGGGTGGCTGCCATCAGGGCCGCAAAGGTGGTGGTTTTGATGCCGCCACCGGTGCCACCGGGACTGGCGCCAATGAACATCAGCCCCATCATCAGCAACAGGCCTGCATCGGAGAGCGTGCTGGTGGTGAGCGGAATCGTGTTGAAGCCAGCGGTGCGTGTGGTGATCGACTGGAACAGACTCACCTGAAGTTTGTCCAGGGTATCGAGCTTCTGCATCAGAAGCCCCTCGGTATCGAGATGCTCAGTCAGGAGAAGGCCGATAGTCCCGACCAGAATCAGACCGATCGTGCTGCGAATCACGAGACGGGTGTGCATGCTCAGGCGATTCAGGCGTCGCAGGCGGAAGCGATTGACCCAGAGATCATTGGTGACTCTCCATCCAAGACCGCCCATCACGATCATGCTGGCGATCACCAGATTCACCACCGGATTGCTGCGGTAGCCCACCAGGCTGTCGCTCCATAATCCGAAACCAGCGTTGTTGTAAGCGCTGATGCAGTGGAACATCGAGGCCCAGAGGCGTTCCCCCAGATTGGGGATGTCGTTGAAGCCGAAGCTGAACAGGATCAGGGTGCCGATCCCCATCACGCAGCCGGCTGTGATCAGGATTGACCGGAAGGTCGGCCCGATGCCGCCGACCCCGAATTCATCAAGGGCCCGGCCCTTGTCAAGCCGGTGCCTCAGGCCGGAGTGCCCCTGTACGAACCCCTGCAGAAAGGTTGTGATCGCCATCAGCCCGAGCCCACCGGTGATGATCAGACCCGCTAGAGCCACCTGCCCGATAGGGGTCAACTCGGTTCCGACATCAATGACCGAAAGGCCGGTCACCGTGATCGCGGAGGTCACGGTGAACAGGGCTTCCCAGAGCCCCACCGTTTTGGTGGAGCAGAGCGGTGAGGCCAGGATGAACGTTCCGAAAGCGATCACCAGAAGTCCGGTGATCGCCGTGAACTGGGGAACGCTGAGACGCTGATGCCAGCGGTAGCGATGCCCTGGGGGACGCTTTGGGCGTGGCGCCATGGCAGGAGGGGTTGGCTCTCGGATCAGGATCCGATCACTTGTTGGGCTGTGGGGTCATGCGCAGATAGGGCTTCACTTCGGTGACGCCCTTGGGGAACTTGGTGCGGGCTT
Coding sequences within it:
- a CDS encoding TrkA family potassium uptake protein — protein: MNQWWQWQGSEDRFEDSFAVIGVGRFGGAVCKSLASAGADVLAIDSSQRAIDELRQADPGIEGRVVDCTDEEALRASGVLDLGTVVVAISEPLEASITATLIAKDSSDSRVKHVIARATSDLHEKMLRRVGADRVVFPSKMQGERLGLELVRPNLLERLRLDDRNSIEEIKVPRAFVGHSLRDINLRKNYNVSVLAAGPQNQLTVNPPASHVLNEGELLVVMGTSTALEALPST
- a CDS encoding TrkH family potassium uptake protein — encoded protein: MAPRPKRPPGHRYRWHQRLSVPQFTAITGLLVIAFGTFILASPLCSTKTVGLWEALFTVTSAITVTGLSVIDVGTELTPIGQVALAGLIITGGLGLMAITTFLQGFVQGHSGLRHRLDKGRALDEFGVGGIGPTFRSILITAGCVMGIGTLILFSFGFNDIPNLGERLWASMFHCISAYNNAGFGLWSDSLVGYRSNPVVNLVIASMIVMGGLGWRVTNDLWVNRFRLRRLNRLSMHTRLVIRSTIGLILVGTIGLLLTEHLDTEGLLMQKLDTLDKLQVSLFQSITTRTAGFNTIPLTTSTLSDAGLLLMMGLMFIGASPGGTGGGIKTTTFAALMAATRSTLRAEDGVVVRNREIPAKVVLRAVGVTLASLLFVLGMALLLALDNIGGGGSAETEAFTFLEKLFTCVSAFSTVGLDVDVTVHLDRWGQAVLMVGMYVGRLGILLLLSAFYGSRPQTRVKYPKEELYI